In one window of Lacticaseibacillus casei DSM 20011 = JCM 1134 = ATCC 393 DNA:
- a CDS encoding PqqD family protein, translating into MTQTDMLTTVIYRKNPRVQYTKKNGQVTIIRPQNHPIQRFCRKVLHMKIPEVSYLHLDAYGGFVFSKINGRRTAAMIGKELAQKFPEADDQRDARLALYLNQIAEKDHLIQRLDHNPNFL; encoded by the coding sequence ATGACACAGACTGACATGCTCACCACGGTCATTTACCGAAAAAATCCGCGGGTGCAGTACACCAAAAAGAATGGCCAAGTCACCATTATCCGACCGCAGAACCACCCCATTCAGCGATTTTGCCGGAAAGTGCTGCACATGAAAATTCCCGAAGTCAGCTATCTGCACCTCGATGCTTATGGCGGCTTCGTTTTTAGCAAAATCAATGGCCGCCGAACCGCCGCCATGATTGGCAAAGAACTCGCCCAGAAATTCCCAGAAGCCGACGATCAGCGTGACGCGCGGTTAGCCCTTTATCTCAATCAAATTGCTGAAAAGGACCATTTAATTCAACGACTGGATCACAACCCAAACTTTCTATAG
- a CDS encoding C69 family dipeptidase yields the protein MIDRIEMSACTSMMVGKKASLDGATYISRNEDRLVAIYPKRFIVQPAVTGRKETYVSPYNQLTVPLPETGYRYTATPDADQSAGPNEEDGFNEKNVGESATESVYANERVLAYDPFVKNGLAEDSMTTLVLPFINSAREGVRYLGDLVKQYGSAEGNGVQFNDQNEVWYMEIVTGHQWVAVRIPDDCYAVAANQVAIQTIDFNDPDNYMWADGIQDFVDRHNLNPDADQWNFRHIFGTDTEKDHHYNTPRVWFAQRYLNPETIQDPESPELPFIRKANRKISIEDIQYVLKSHFNETQFDPLGSGSEHDRKTYRAISLSRTANSHILQMRPADQHTAAGVQWVGFGIPAFCPHVPFFTNANDTDESYRELPAKMDLNAAYWLYEALAMVVESHYADFIEDNLAYQKELNEWARRKIAAVDAATAKMSGSDLTQYLTEQNHLIAQHYNNATRELLFKLITMGTGLSKLTFKMDPNL from the coding sequence ATGATTGATCGAATCGAAATGTCTGCTTGTACCTCAATGATGGTCGGCAAAAAAGCTTCACTTGACGGTGCCACTTATATCTCCCGCAACGAAGATCGGCTTGTTGCCATCTATCCCAAGCGCTTCATTGTCCAGCCAGCCGTCACTGGACGCAAAGAAACTTATGTCTCACCCTACAATCAATTAACGGTCCCTTTGCCGGAAACCGGCTACCGCTACACCGCAACGCCTGATGCCGATCAAAGTGCCGGCCCTAACGAAGAAGACGGCTTTAACGAGAAAAACGTCGGCGAAAGTGCCACCGAAAGTGTTTATGCCAATGAACGCGTTCTCGCCTATGATCCCTTTGTCAAAAATGGCTTAGCCGAGGATTCCATGACGACCCTAGTCCTGCCTTTTATCAACAGTGCGCGCGAAGGCGTCCGGTATCTCGGTGATCTCGTGAAACAATATGGATCGGCTGAAGGCAACGGCGTGCAGTTTAACGATCAAAACGAAGTCTGGTACATGGAAATCGTGACCGGCCATCAATGGGTCGCCGTCCGCATCCCTGACGATTGTTATGCGGTTGCGGCTAATCAGGTTGCCATTCAAACGATCGATTTCAACGATCCTGACAACTACATGTGGGCAGACGGCATCCAGGATTTTGTTGATCGTCATAACTTGAATCCTGATGCTGATCAATGGAACTTCCGCCACATCTTCGGCACCGATACCGAGAAAGATCATCATTACAACACGCCGCGGGTTTGGTTCGCCCAACGCTACCTCAATCCCGAAACTATCCAAGATCCGGAATCGCCGGAGTTGCCTTTTATCCGCAAAGCCAACCGCAAGATTTCGATTGAGGATATTCAATATGTACTCAAATCACACTTCAATGAAACCCAGTTCGACCCATTAGGAAGCGGCAGCGAACATGACCGCAAAACATATCGCGCCATTTCGCTATCCCGCACCGCCAACTCTCACATTCTGCAAATGCGTCCGGCCGATCAGCACACCGCTGCCGGTGTCCAGTGGGTCGGCTTTGGCATCCCCGCCTTCTGCCCACATGTTCCTTTCTTCACCAACGCCAATGACACCGATGAAAGTTACCGCGAGCTACCGGCTAAAATGGATCTCAACGCCGCATACTGGCTTTACGAAGCGCTAGCGATGGTCGTCGAGTCCCACTATGCCGACTTTATCGAAGACAACTTAGCCTACCAAAAAGAACTCAATGAATGGGCCCGCCGCAAAATCGCCGCGGTCGACGCCGCCACCGCCAAAATGAGCGGCTCGGATCTAACCCAATATCTCACCGAGCAAAACCATCTGATTGCGCAACATTACAACAACGCCACCCGCGAGTTGTTGTTTAAACTCATCACGATGGGAACCGGCTTATCGAAGCTAACTTTCAAAATGGATCCGAATCTCTAA
- a CDS encoding dihydrolipoyl dehydrogenase family protein: protein MKNPYDFDVLYLGSGHGAFDGAGPLAASGKKVAVVEGDMIGGTCPNYGCNAKITLDTPVVLQRLAERMQGVVSGNIKINWSALVAHKQAVIKPLPNAIGTGLTQNGVTIIHGYGKFQDAHTIVVGEKTYTADKIVIATGQRPHRIDVPGTDLAHDSRAFMDLDVLPKRIGILGSGYISMEFATIANAAGADVHVLMHHDRALREFHQPFVEDVMADMTKRGIQFTPNAAVTALEKTADGIVIHYGDEEQLVVDWVLDATGRIPNVEQLGLENVGVKFNQHGILVDDYLRTNVANIYASGDVLDKPQPKLTPTATFESYYLYKLLSGQTSAPIDYPAIPSTVYTSPRIAKVGVAPEAVKGDTYKVVHNHIPDDWYHQTDQETVGDSLLVFDQEHHLVGATEYSAQAEDAINTLLPAIVYHLSRDQMWQMAHIFPAEGAAAWHKIR from the coding sequence TTGAAGAATCCATATGATTTTGATGTCTTGTACTTAGGTAGTGGGCATGGCGCGTTTGACGGGGCCGGCCCATTGGCAGCTTCGGGAAAAAAAGTTGCGGTGGTTGAAGGTGACATGATCGGCGGCACCTGCCCGAATTATGGGTGTAACGCGAAAATTACGCTTGATACGCCGGTGGTTTTGCAGCGGTTGGCAGAACGGATGCAGGGTGTTGTGTCTGGCAATATCAAGATCAACTGGTCGGCATTAGTGGCCCATAAACAAGCCGTGATTAAGCCGTTACCGAATGCTATCGGTACGGGATTAACCCAAAACGGCGTGACGATCATCCATGGCTATGGAAAATTTCAGGACGCGCACACGATTGTTGTGGGTGAAAAGACTTATACCGCTGACAAAATTGTCATTGCGACCGGCCAGCGCCCGCATCGCATCGATGTTCCGGGGACCGATTTAGCCCATGACAGTCGGGCCTTCATGGACCTGGACGTCTTGCCGAAGCGAATCGGTATTTTGGGATCTGGCTATATCAGTATGGAATTTGCGACGATTGCCAATGCGGCCGGCGCCGATGTCCATGTGTTGATGCATCATGATCGTGCTTTGCGGGAATTCCACCAGCCGTTTGTCGAAGATGTGATGGCCGACATGACGAAACGGGGCATTCAATTCACGCCGAACGCGGCGGTGACGGCGCTTGAGAAGACCGCTGATGGCATTGTGATTCATTATGGCGATGAGGAACAGTTAGTTGTCGATTGGGTGCTGGATGCAACCGGCCGAATCCCGAATGTTGAGCAACTGGGATTAGAAAACGTCGGCGTCAAGTTTAACCAGCACGGGATTCTTGTGGACGACTATCTGCGAACCAATGTGGCCAATATTTATGCATCGGGCGATGTTTTAGACAAACCGCAACCGAAATTAACACCAACAGCCACGTTTGAGTCCTATTACCTTTACAAGTTGTTGAGTGGCCAAACGAGTGCGCCGATTGATTATCCGGCGATTCCGTCGACGGTTTACACCTCGCCAAGAATTGCCAAAGTCGGTGTGGCACCGGAAGCGGTCAAGGGTGATACTTACAAAGTCGTGCACAACCACATTCCTGATGACTGGTATCATCAAACCGATCAGGAAACGGTAGGTGATAGTCTTTTGGTGTTCGATCAGGAACATCATCTTGTTGGCGCCACGGAGTACAGTGCTCAGGCCGAAGACGCAATCAACACGTTATTGCCGGCGATTGTCTACCATCTGAGTCGCGATCAGATGTGGCAAATGGCGCATATTTTCCCGGCTGAGGGTGCAGCAGCATGGCATAAGATTCGGTGA
- a CDS encoding DHA2 family efflux MFS transporter permease subunit, with translation MQLSQTKAMPQARVHIAHPALAMIGLMIGAFVGMFSETSLNIALPSLMTALNVSQGTIQWLVTGYMLVIGICMPISSLLSKWFNTKRIILFALGAFILGSVVSAMGASFAVVLIGRLIQGIGTGLILPLMFSVAMQIFPPYKLGTVMGLAALVIMFAPAIGPTITGLILAKFTWHDIFWLFVPFLVLAFIFTLTSMENVYHQTKTPVDWISIVASSIGFAGIVVGTTMASDSGWLSLTVAVSLLIGIASLAFYTRRQLTLKKPILNLRVFANKQFTVGTLLVMLDFGVILASMYLLPMYLQRVIGLPVAMTGLVMLPGGIVNAAVSAIAGRMYDSHGAKWLARGGFVIAILGILILLSSGAQSRLWWIILGHVTLMIGAPLAMSPAQTYGLNSLSGAESADGSALLNTLQQIVGAVSTAVATSMLALGSAQAAGQSGLTIGSHYGFVFVLILAVVGLIVAFQVKKPQVSRDL, from the coding sequence ATGCAATTATCACAAACAAAAGCAATGCCACAAGCACGCGTTCATATCGCGCATCCGGCCTTGGCCATGATTGGGCTGATGATCGGGGCATTTGTCGGCATGTTTTCAGAAACATCGCTTAATATCGCCTTACCTAGTCTGATGACGGCGCTGAATGTGTCACAAGGCACGATTCAATGGCTTGTCACCGGGTATATGCTGGTCATCGGGATCTGCATGCCGATTTCCAGTCTTTTGTCCAAATGGTTTAATACGAAAAGAATTATTTTATTCGCATTAGGCGCCTTTATTCTTGGCTCCGTTGTTTCTGCGATGGGCGCCAGTTTTGCCGTTGTCTTAATCGGTCGCCTTATTCAGGGCATTGGAACCGGCTTGATTCTGCCGCTGATGTTTTCGGTAGCGATGCAGATTTTCCCGCCGTATAAACTGGGAACAGTGATGGGATTGGCAGCACTGGTGATCATGTTTGCGCCTGCGATCGGCCCGACCATTACCGGACTCATCCTGGCTAAGTTTACCTGGCATGATATTTTTTGGTTATTTGTCCCGTTCTTGGTATTGGCATTTATTTTCACCTTAACGTCAATGGAAAATGTCTATCACCAAACCAAAACACCGGTTGACTGGATCTCGATTGTTGCCTCTTCGATCGGTTTTGCCGGGATTGTCGTTGGCACAACCATGGCGAGTGATTCGGGTTGGTTATCCCTCACAGTAGCGGTTTCACTGCTGATCGGTATTGCCAGTTTGGCGTTTTATACCCGGCGACAGTTGACGTTGAAAAAACCGATATTGAACTTGCGGGTCTTCGCCAATAAACAGTTTACGGTTGGTACCTTACTGGTCATGCTGGACTTTGGCGTGATTCTGGCTTCGATGTATTTGTTGCCGATGTACCTGCAGCGCGTTATTGGCCTACCAGTCGCGATGACTGGTCTCGTGATGTTGCCAGGCGGGATTGTCAACGCCGCGGTTTCAGCGATTGCTGGCCGGATGTATGACAGTCATGGGGCGAAGTGGTTAGCCCGTGGCGGATTTGTGATTGCCATTCTCGGGATCCTGATATTGCTCAGCAGTGGGGCGCAAAGTCGGCTTTGGTGGATCATTTTGGGACATGTGACCTTAATGATTGGGGCGCCGCTTGCGATGTCCCCAGCGCAGACGTATGGGTTGAACAGTTTGAGCGGCGCCGAAAGTGCAGATGGCAGCGCCTTGCTGAACACCTTGCAGCAAATTGTCGGTGCGGTTTCGACGGCGGTTGCCACAAGCATGCTCGCCTTGGGTTCCGCTCAAGCAGCCGGACAATCAGGACTGACAATCGGCTCGCACTATGGGTTCGTGTTCGTCTTAATCCTTGCGGTGGTTGGTCTGATCGTTGCATTCCAAGTTAAAAAGCCCCAAGTGAGTCGCGATCTTTAG
- a CDS encoding TetR/AcrR family transcriptional regulator: MNTREKLVATAADLFQEEGVRATGLSKILAVSGTPKGSLYYYFPEGKEQLIKAAIEYAGAQILARVKQALERDAAPEIALTGQLAEMAEEMQQHGRLSSHSISLIALETRDDPKLQAACSAVYTQLEDLYTDKLVSAGMSVVPARQLGQFVQATIEGTIMIATTKANPDLLRQTAAHLSYLIKQALTS; this comes from the coding sequence ATGAACACACGTGAAAAGTTAGTCGCGACAGCTGCGGATCTTTTTCAGGAGGAAGGGGTCAGGGCAACAGGATTATCAAAAATTCTAGCCGTTAGCGGGACCCCGAAAGGATCACTTTATTATTATTTCCCAGAAGGCAAAGAGCAGCTAATTAAAGCCGCGATTGAGTATGCGGGTGCGCAAATTTTGGCACGGGTTAAACAAGCACTTGAACGGGATGCGGCGCCGGAAATTGCCTTGACCGGACAGCTGGCGGAAATGGCGGAGGAGATGCAACAGCATGGTCGGCTTAGCAGCCATTCAATCAGCCTGATCGCACTAGAAACTCGCGATGATCCGAAACTGCAGGCAGCTTGCAGTGCGGTTTATACGCAACTTGAAGATTTATACACCGACAAACTGGTTTCAGCGGGGATGTCAGTGGTCCCGGCGCGGCAACTGGGACAATTCGTTCAGGCAACGATCGAAGGCACCATTATGATCGCGACTACCAAAGCGAATCCTGACTTGTTACGGCAAACCGCGGCTCACCTGTCTTACCTGATTAAACAGGCACTGACGTCTTGA